One uncultured Carboxylicivirga sp. genomic window, AGGAAGCATATTACCATTGGCAACTCCCGTTCAGTCAGTTTCAGAAAATACTCGCTTTGAAATGACCTGTAAAGTTTATGGTAAAAATAATTCGGAATTTACACTTTATGAAGACGATGGAATCTCCTATGATTTTGACAATGGAAAATACAATACTGTTTTTCTATCATGGAAAAACTTGAAAAGTAAAGTTTATCGCAAGGGAAGCTTCAATAAAAAATACTTAATTAAAAAATGGGAATTAATTGAATAGATTAACGAATCACAAATAAAAGTAAACTGCCCAGAAGTGTGAGAAAGCTCCACCTAACACAAAAAAATGAAAGATGGCATGATTAAAAGGTAGTTGCTTAATCATATAAAGTACTGCACCAATTGTATAGAAAGCTCCTCCAATAGCCAGCCATATTAAGGCTAGACTGGACAAATTATCTATCAACGATTTTGATGCAATTACTACCATCCATCCTAACAAAACATAGCTAATAGTGGAAACTAATTTAAATCTACCGGTAAAAAACAGTTTTAAAATAATGCCGGCAATAGCGAGTAACCAAACAATACCGAGAATAACATAGCCCCATGTATTATTTAAACCCAACACGATAAATGGCACATAACTTCCGGCAATCAGCAAATAAATGGCAGTATGATCGAAAATTTTCAATCGCATTCGTGTCTGATCCGATTTGGCATTATGATATAATGTTGATGCCAGAAAAAGTGTAAGAATACATAGGGAATAAATCGTATAGACTCCAAAATGAATAAGACTATTTAATTGTATCGATTTCACTATTAGAAAAGCAAATGCCAACAAACCGGCAATAAAACCAGCTAAATGCGAAAAGATATTGAGTCTTTCTTCGATTGGTGAGTAATACTTAACGTTGTTTTTCATAGAACGCAAATATAGATTAATATTAAAGGGAAAGAACCTAATCAAAATAAAAAATATCCGGCGTCATATGATAGCATAATCTAATAGCACCAAATTTATATGGCCCACTTTAATTCATCATATTC contains:
- a CDS encoding hemolysin III family protein, translating into MKNNVKYYSPIEERLNIFSHLAGFIAGLLAFAFLIVKSIQLNSLIHFGVYTIYSLCILTLFLASTLYHNAKSDQTRMRLKIFDHTAIYLLIAGSYVPFIVLGLNNTWGYVILGIVWLLAIAGIILKLFFTGRFKLVSTISYVLLGWMVVIASKSLIDNLSSLALIWLAIGGAFYTIGAVLYMIKQLPFNHAIFHFFVLGGAFSHFWAVYFYL